A stretch of the Porites lutea chromosome 12, jaPorLute2.1, whole genome shotgun sequence genome encodes the following:
- the LOC140921275 gene encoding NADH dehydrogenase [ubiquinone] 1 alpha subcomplex subunit 7-like: protein MASATKPVQVFRNFLIGKKLKVPLRYPNDQVARTQPNPSLPDGPAHKLSNNYYCDRDLRRASMPPTVLYGGQRKLLEGASQTGEDVKFIAAKTPGKVYEADD from the exons GTGCAAGTTTTTCGAAATTTCCTTATTGGA aaaAAGCTGAAAGTACCGTTGCGTTATCCCAATGATCAAGTCGCAAG AACACAGCCAAACCCCAGCCTTCCTGATGGCCCAGCACACAAGCTAAGTAACAACTATTATTGTGATCGAGATCTGAGACGAGCATCTATGCCTCCTACAGTGCTATATGGTGGCCAAAGGAAGCTGTTGGAAGGAGCATCGCAGACAGG GGAAGATGTGAAGTTTATTGCTGCAAAGACTCCGGGGAAAGTTTATGAGGCAGATGACTGA